One Bacteriovorax sp. PP10 DNA segment encodes these proteins:
- a CDS encoding glycerol-3-phosphate dehydrogenase/oxidase produces MSSDTHLKTNYKTVIVGGGIVGAGIFRDLVMNGVETLLVEAGDFSSQTSERSSKMLHGGIRYLENFDFPLVFEALHEKNLWLKLTPHLAKEVPFYLPVYKDAKRPLWMIRVGLYLYDLLSSFKNSPYTTKNKNETLHDIPGLNPNGLTGAGVYYDGIMDDAKITLEVIYDALIEPHAYAINHTKVVNVRKINNKNTLTLKDEFTGVETNIVADQVVYALGPFTDQFLKQYSFYNWQDVLLPSKGSHIWISAKDLPLTHPIVMTPQDEFGDRVIFVIPHGEKVLVGTTEVPNKDDLFHVKPTEEEIQYLLKNLNVYFPNLNLNKENIIGSFAGIRPLVRDANSGADRGKTSREHRVFQPSSDTYVIAGGKYTTFRVMGREITQKICHRFGLSFNRDKTETPLRRPSVVAPFEWKLPTEEDLIQICKTEMPKTFEDLVVRRLSVPTRRIWAEKTSKSFDEYFELHLHSLIKYIKITNQDIRNFK; encoded by the coding sequence TTGAGCTCAGATACACACCTAAAAACGAATTATAAAACTGTCATCGTCGGTGGCGGAATTGTCGGGGCCGGAATTTTCCGCGACCTGGTCATGAATGGCGTTGAAACTCTTTTAGTTGAGGCCGGAGATTTTTCCTCTCAGACAAGTGAAAGAAGTTCAAAGATGCTTCATGGTGGAATTCGTTATTTAGAAAACTTTGACTTCCCATTGGTATTTGAAGCACTTCACGAGAAAAATCTTTGGTTGAAGCTGACTCCTCACCTAGCAAAAGAAGTTCCTTTTTATCTTCCCGTTTATAAAGATGCGAAACGTCCGCTTTGGATGATTCGAGTTGGTTTATATTTATATGACCTGCTTTCGAGTTTTAAAAACTCTCCGTACACGACAAAAAATAAGAATGAAACGCTTCATGATATCCCTGGCCTGAATCCTAATGGATTGACTGGTGCTGGTGTTTATTATGATGGGATCATGGACGATGCTAAAATTACTCTAGAAGTGATTTATGATGCTCTTATCGAGCCGCATGCGTATGCCATTAACCATACGAAAGTCGTCAACGTAAGAAAAATTAATAACAAAAACACGCTAACGCTAAAAGATGAATTTACAGGCGTTGAAACAAATATTGTTGCTGATCAAGTGGTGTATGCGCTTGGGCCTTTTACAGACCAGTTTTTAAAGCAATACAGCTTTTATAATTGGCAAGACGTGCTTCTTCCTTCAAAAGGATCGCACATCTGGATTAGCGCTAAGGATCTTCCCTTAACTCATCCGATTGTTATGACTCCTCAGGATGAATTCGGTGATCGAGTTATTTTTGTTATTCCTCATGGTGAGAAAGTTTTAGTTGGGACGACTGAAGTTCCGAATAAAGATGATCTGTTTCATGTGAAGCCGACTGAAGAAGAGATTCAGTACTTGCTTAAAAACTTAAATGTCTACTTTCCAAATCTTAATTTGAATAAAGAAAATATCATTGGGTCGTTTGCTGGGATTAGACCGTTAGTTCGCGATGCGAATTCTGGGGCCGATCGTGGGAAGACGTCGCGTGAGCATAGAGTGTTTCAACCGAGCTCTGATACTTATGTTATTGCTGGTGGGAAATATACGACGTTTCGTGTGATGGGGCGTGAGATTACGCAGAAGATTTGTCATAGATTTGGGTTGAGTTTTAATCGTGATAAGACTGAGACGCCACTTCGTAGACCTTCTGTGGTTGCGCCGTTTGAGTGGAAGCTTCCGACTGAAGAGGATTTGATTCAGATTTGTAAGACTGAGATGCCGAAGACGTTTGAGGATTTGGTTGTCAGAAGGTTGTCAGTGCCGACGAGAAGGATTTGGGCGGAAAAAACTTCGAAAAGTTTTGATGAGTATTTTGAACTGCACTTACATTCTTTAATCAAGTATATCAAAATTACAAATCAAGACATTAGAAATTTTAAATAG
- the secA gene encoding preprotein translocase subunit SecA: protein MFNPLQIIFGTKYDRDLKKLRPIVEVINALEPQMQKLTDEELKAQTPKLRAKLAAGATVESLLPEAFATIREASTRVLGMRHFDVQLMGGAALYNGGIAEMKTGEGKTLTGTLPLYLVALEGKGAHVVTVNDYLAKRDADEMGVLYNWLGLSVGVILSQMSDEDRQVAYKCDITYGTNNEFAFDYLRDNMKFSLEEYVQRDHHFCIVDEVDSILIDEARTPLLISGPSEGDPSLYYVANDIIPQLKKDVHFTVDEKARSAMFTEEGVVKVQELLKLDNLYNVEHSNLLHHLNQALKAHSLFKLDVDYVNRDGQIIIVDEFTGRLKEGSRWSDGLHQSVEAKEGVKIKSENQTLASITFQNYFKLYKKLSGMTGTADTEAEEFMTIYKLDVVVIPTNLPMARVDEADIIYKNRSAKYKAVAELIKTLHAKGQPVLVGTIAIETSELLSNELRAAGIPHEVLNAKQHEREAEIIKNAGQPGAVTIATNMAGRGTDIKLTPETKKAGGLYILGTERHESRRIDNQLRGRSGRQGDPGNSKFFLSLEDDLMRIFGSDKIAGLMNTLGMKEDEPIEHKMISNAIAKAQKKVEAHNFDIRKHLLEYDNVMNEQRRIIYKIRRDILNDADNHGFVQEMTEDVAMEWLENYRPENKKASPDTWNWEEMKPGFKTTFNTDYEISYNDCVASAGGEIERYIANTANGILEKKFSSYEPEQVTYALREILLSAFDQHWKDHLLNMDHAKEGINLRAYAQKDPLTEYKKESFILFDAMKGQVKNSIVSNLFTVRLYTKAEIEELQRRHQEELDAQLEAHRRSLEAETVKEEAKAIKRSNPKVGRNDPCPCGSGKKYKQCHGVDA, encoded by the coding sequence ATGTTCAATCCACTGCAAATTATTTTCGGTACGAAATACGATCGTGACCTAAAGAAACTAAGACCAATCGTAGAAGTGATCAATGCACTTGAACCACAAATGCAAAAATTGACTGACGAAGAGCTAAAAGCTCAGACTCCGAAACTGCGCGCCAAGCTTGCTGCTGGAGCAACGGTAGAGTCCCTTCTTCCAGAAGCTTTCGCAACAATCAGAGAAGCTTCAACTCGCGTTCTAGGAATGAGACACTTCGACGTTCAGTTAATGGGTGGAGCTGCTTTATACAACGGTGGTATCGCCGAAATGAAAACCGGTGAAGGTAAGACTTTAACTGGTACGCTTCCTCTTTACCTTGTTGCTTTAGAAGGCAAAGGCGCTCACGTTGTTACGGTAAACGATTACCTGGCAAAACGTGATGCTGATGAAATGGGAGTTTTATACAACTGGCTTGGACTTTCTGTTGGGGTTATCCTTTCACAAATGTCTGATGAAGACCGCCAAGTTGCTTACAAATGCGACATTACTTACGGAACAAACAACGAATTCGCGTTCGACTACCTTCGTGACAACATGAAGTTTTCTCTTGAAGAATATGTTCAAAGAGACCACCACTTTTGTATCGTCGATGAGGTTGACTCGATTCTAATCGATGAAGCGAGAACTCCATTATTAATTTCTGGGCCGTCTGAAGGGGATCCTTCTCTTTATTACGTTGCTAACGATATTATCCCACAACTAAAAAAAGATGTTCACTTCACAGTAGATGAAAAAGCACGTTCTGCTATGTTCACTGAAGAAGGGGTTGTTAAAGTTCAGGAACTTCTAAAATTAGACAACCTTTACAATGTTGAGCACTCTAACCTGCTTCACCATTTAAACCAGGCATTGAAAGCTCACAGCCTTTTCAAACTTGACGTTGACTATGTTAACCGCGACGGACAAATCATCATCGTTGATGAGTTCACAGGACGTTTAAAAGAAGGTTCACGTTGGTCTGATGGTCTTCACCAATCGGTTGAAGCTAAAGAAGGCGTAAAAATTAAATCTGAAAACCAGACTCTTGCTTCAATCACTTTCCAGAACTACTTCAAACTTTATAAAAAGCTTTCAGGTATGACGGGTACAGCAGATACAGAAGCAGAAGAATTCATGACGATCTACAAACTAGACGTTGTGGTAATCCCTACTAACCTTCCAATGGCACGTGTTGATGAAGCAGATATCATCTACAAAAACCGTTCAGCTAAGTACAAAGCAGTGGCTGAGTTAATTAAAACTCTTCACGCTAAAGGACAGCCGGTTCTTGTTGGTACAATCGCTATTGAGACTTCAGAACTTCTTTCAAATGAATTAAGAGCTGCAGGAATTCCACATGAAGTATTGAACGCTAAACAACATGAGCGTGAAGCTGAGATCATTAAAAACGCTGGTCAACCAGGTGCTGTAACAATCGCAACAAACATGGCCGGTCGTGGTACCGATATTAAGTTAACTCCAGAAACTAAAAAAGCTGGTGGTCTTTATATTCTTGGTACTGAACGCCATGAATCTCGCCGTATCGATAACCAGCTTCGTGGTCGTTCTGGTCGTCAGGGAGATCCAGGGAACTCGAAATTCTTCTTATCACTTGAAGATGATTTAATGAGAATTTTCGGATCTGATAAAATCGCAGGTCTTATGAATACTCTTGGTATGAAAGAAGACGAGCCTATTGAACACAAAATGATTTCAAACGCGATTGCTAAAGCTCAAAAGAAAGTTGAAGCACATAACTTTGATATTCGTAAGCATTTACTTGAGTACGATAACGTTATGAACGAGCAACGTCGTATCATTTACAAAATCCGTCGCGACATCTTAAACGATGCTGACAACCACGGTTTCGTTCAAGAGATGACGGAAGACGTAGCAATGGAATGGTTAGAAAACTACCGTCCAGAAAATAAAAAAGCTTCTCCGGATACTTGGAACTGGGAAGAAATGAAACCTGGATTCAAAACAACATTCAATACTGACTATGAAATTTCATACAATGATTGTGTGGCGTCTGCTGGTGGAGAAATTGAGCGTTATATCGCTAACACTGCTAACGGAATCCTTGAGAAAAAATTCTCTTCTTACGAGCCAGAACAAGTTACATACGCTCTAAGAGAGATTCTTCTTTCAGCTTTCGATCAGCATTGGAAGGATCACTTACTTAATATGGACCATGCGAAAGAAGGGATTAACCTGCGCGCTTACGCTCAAAAAGACCCTTTAACTGAATACAAAAAAGAATCTTTCATCCTATTCGACGCTATGAAAGGCCAAGTAAAGAATTCGATTGTTAGTAACTTATTTACTGTTAGACTTTATACTAAGGCCGAGATCGAAGAGCTTCAAAGAAGACACCAGGAAGAACTTGATGCTCAACTTGAAGCACACAGAAGATCTCTAGAAGCTGAAACGGTAAAAGAAGAAGCTAAGGCCATCAAGAGATCAAATCCAAAAGTTGGAAGAAATGATCCTTGCCCTTGTGGATCTGGAAAGAAATACAAGCAGTGCCATGGAGTAGACGCTTAA
- a CDS encoding M23 family metallopeptidase — MEFPLDRYYTLMIIPEKNKDVRSIKIPRLVFKSIVFLFITFSILLGILTYDYWNVLSQVYENKHLLVENRQLKEQVQLFQMKLNSITEDLERINVFERKLRAITGLEAIQPTTVDAGSFNNRPNTNNVLAEPDRDYTPGSMIRIFKQTPTKTAEKLEKFEDDKKFVETKKSYEEKIASAYVDNTDVTYSKEWSFLTRQSLSMAPMYAEFDYKYDVVVNYLKEIEVRVHQLDQHLLDKESFLRSTPTIMPTAGHLTSSYGPRMSPYAGRVKMHEGIDVGAPSGTSIVAPADGVITYAGAKSGFGNFVQIDHGYGVETIYGHASTVTVKRGQKVVRGDRIATIGNTGYSTGPHVHYEVRVNGTPVDPLYYTLN, encoded by the coding sequence ATGGAGTTTCCATTGGATCGCTATTATACACTGATGATTATTCCCGAGAAAAACAAAGACGTAAGATCGATTAAGATCCCTCGCCTTGTTTTTAAGAGTATCGTCTTTCTTTTTATTACGTTCTCAATCCTTTTAGGAATCCTAACGTACGACTACTGGAATGTTTTAAGTCAGGTTTATGAGAACAAACATCTTCTGGTAGAAAACCGTCAGCTTAAAGAACAAGTTCAACTTTTCCAGATGAAGCTCAACTCGATCACCGAAGATCTTGAACGCATCAACGTGTTTGAAAGAAAACTTCGTGCGATCACAGGCCTTGAAGCGATTCAGCCAACAACTGTTGATGCCGGATCTTTCAATAACCGTCCGAACACAAACAATGTTCTGGCAGAACCTGACCGCGACTACACTCCTGGATCAATGATCAGGATTTTCAAACAGACTCCAACAAAGACTGCTGAAAAATTAGAAAAGTTTGAAGACGATAAAAAGTTTGTTGAAACAAAAAAATCATACGAAGAAAAAATTGCGTCTGCATATGTAGACAATACTGATGTGACTTACTCAAAAGAATGGTCGTTCTTAACTCGTCAGAGTTTAAGTATGGCGCCCATGTATGCTGAGTTCGATTACAAGTACGACGTTGTCGTCAATTATTTAAAAGAAATAGAAGTGCGCGTTCATCAACTCGATCAGCACTTACTGGATAAAGAATCATTTCTACGTTCGACTCCGACAATTATGCCAACTGCAGGACATTTAACTTCAAGCTACGGGCCACGTATGTCTCCGTATGCTGGAAGAGTTAAAATGCATGAAGGGATAGATGTTGGTGCACCAAGTGGAACTTCTATCGTGGCACCTGCCGATGGAGTTATTACTTATGCCGGAGCGAAATCAGGATTTGGTAACTTCGTTCAGATCGACCACGGATACGGGGTCGAAACTATCTACGGTCATGCTTCTACTGTTACCGTTAAACGCGGGCAAAAAGTAGTGCGTGGCGATCGAATTGCAACCATCGGGAACACAGGGTACTCGACAGGGCCGCATGTCCACTACGAGGTTCGTGTCAACGGCACACCCGTTGACCCACTTTACTACACACTTAATTAA
- a CDS encoding Stp1/IreP family PP2C-type Ser/Thr phosphatase translates to MGLIAAGHTDIGRKRKTNQDSYFLSLEKKLFVVADGMGGHNGGDIASQMAVKAYPDYLSQNLEMEPQMLITSSIKESNRAIKNFGETHPELVGMGTTIVSFYFRGQNIYVGNVGDSRAYLINNKMIYQLSRDHSLVQEKLNYGMYTREQAAMDPQKNVLVRTVGFEDEVDVDVFTYKVVKNDIFLCCSDGLHGKVSDEDIVYIINKFIPDPSVATQEVADKVVHALIDQANENGGQDNITAILVIAQ, encoded by the coding sequence ATGGGATTAATCGCCGCCGGCCACACCGATATCGGACGAAAAAGAAAGACTAATCAAGACTCGTACTTTTTGAGTCTTGAGAAAAAGCTATTTGTCGTTGCCGATGGAATGGGTGGACATAATGGTGGAGATATCGCTTCGCAGATGGCAGTTAAGGCCTACCCGGATTACCTTTCACAGAATCTGGAAATGGAACCTCAGATGTTAATCACCAGCTCCATTAAAGAGTCTAACCGCGCCATTAAAAATTTCGGAGAAACCCATCCAGAGCTTGTTGGAATGGGAACTACAATAGTCAGCTTTTACTTTCGTGGGCAAAATATTTACGTCGGAAATGTTGGTGACTCACGTGCCTATTTAATCAATAACAAAATGATTTATCAGCTCTCACGCGACCATTCCTTGGTGCAGGAAAAGCTTAATTACGGAATGTATACTAGAGAACAGGCCGCTATGGACCCGCAGAAAAACGTGCTGGTTCGTACTGTGGGATTTGAAGATGAAGTTGACGTGGATGTCTTCACGTATAAAGTGGTCAAAAATGATATTTTTCTCTGCTGCTCAGACGGGCTTCATGGGAAAGTTAGTGATGAAGATATCGTTTATATCATCAATAAATTTATTCCTGACCCAAGTGTTGCGACTCAAGAAGTCGCGGATAAAGTCGTTCATGCGCTCATTGATCAGGCCAACGAAAATGGTGGTCAAGATAACATCACGGCAATTCTTGTCATAGCTCAATAG
- a CDS encoding PrkA family serine protein kinase, translating into MSKLDINKFMDDNYRVSDFSHLHWTGTFQEYLDLVTANPKITRNAFQRVHDMIMSYGSTNYSEYKKDVLRYHFFDDPIQNGKDAVFGIDVHLMKLVNFFKSAAAGYGTEKRVLLLHGPVGSAKSSISRMIKKGIEHYSRTDAGALYTFEWFDETESEILGGAKIFPSPMHEEPLKLLPVEVRKQFLDEINKGRKDGHKVNIKAEVCPADRYILGAYLKKYNGDWKKVLNHVRVKRLLLSEKDRIGIGTFQPKDEKNQDSTELTGDINYRKIAQYGSDSDPRAFNFDGEFNIANRGIVEFIEMLKLDVAFLYDLLGASQEQSIKPKKFSQTDIDEVILGHTNEPEFRKLQSNEFMEALRDRTVKIDVPYITRLDQEVKIYQKDFNAEKIPHIHIAPHTIEMAATWSILTRLEEPKKSDLTKLQKLKLYNGKTLPGYNEDNVKELRKEAIREGLEGISPRYIQDKLSNALVKNGHVGCLNPFMVFNELESGLKHHGLINSSEQLDHYKEMLAMARQEYEDTVKNDVQKAISVDESAIQTLCANYIDNVKAYTQKEKIRNKYSNKLEDADERFMRSIEEKIDIPESRKDDFRREIMNYIGALAIEGKVFDYKMNERLHRALELKLFEDQKDSIKLTTIISKVVDKETQEKIDVVKSRLIKNHGYCEICATDALNFVASIFAKGDSAKS; encoded by the coding sequence ATGTCGAAATTAGATATCAATAAGTTCATGGATGATAACTATAGAGTTTCAGATTTCTCGCATTTACATTGGACAGGTACATTTCAAGAGTACTTGGATCTGGTAACTGCGAATCCAAAAATTACTAGAAATGCATTCCAACGTGTACACGATATGATCATGTCATATGGTTCTACAAATTACTCTGAATACAAAAAAGATGTTCTTAGATATCACTTCTTTGATGATCCAATTCAAAACGGAAAAGACGCTGTTTTTGGTATTGATGTTCACTTAATGAAGCTTGTTAACTTCTTTAAGTCAGCAGCAGCTGGATACGGAACAGAAAAACGCGTTCTACTATTGCACGGGCCAGTAGGATCAGCGAAATCTTCAATTTCTCGAATGATTAAAAAAGGTATTGAGCACTACTCACGCACTGATGCTGGAGCTCTTTATACATTTGAATGGTTTGATGAAACAGAATCTGAAATCTTAGGTGGAGCGAAAATCTTCCCATCACCTATGCATGAAGAGCCGCTAAAACTTCTTCCAGTTGAAGTAAGAAAGCAATTCTTAGATGAAATCAATAAAGGTAGAAAAGACGGACACAAAGTAAATATTAAAGCTGAAGTTTGTCCGGCAGATCGTTATATTCTTGGAGCTTATTTAAAGAAATATAATGGTGACTGGAAAAAAGTTTTAAATCACGTACGTGTTAAGCGTCTTCTGCTGTCGGAAAAAGACAGAATAGGGATTGGTACGTTCCAGCCAAAAGATGAGAAGAACCAGGATTCAACTGAATTAACTGGGGATATCAACTATAGAAAAATCGCTCAGTACGGATCGGATTCAGATCCACGTGCATTTAACTTCGACGGAGAGTTTAACATCGCTAACCGCGGTATCGTTGAATTTATCGAGATGTTAAAACTTGACGTTGCCTTCTTATATGACCTTTTAGGGGCATCTCAAGAGCAGTCAATTAAGCCAAAGAAATTCTCTCAAACTGATATTGATGAAGTTATTTTAGGCCATACAAACGAGCCGGAATTTAGAAAACTTCAATCGAATGAGTTCATGGAAGCTCTAAGAGATAGAACTGTAAAGATCGACGTTCCGTACATCACGAGACTTGATCAGGAAGTAAAAATCTATCAAAAAGACTTCAACGCTGAAAAGATCCCTCATATCCATATTGCTCCTCATACAATTGAGATGGCAGCGACGTGGTCGATCCTTACACGCCTTGAAGAACCAAAGAAGTCTGACTTAACAAAACTTCAAAAACTTAAACTTTATAACGGAAAAACTCTTCCTGGTTACAATGAAGACAACGTTAAAGAATTAAGAAAAGAAGCAATCAGAGAAGGTTTAGAAGGTATTTCTCCTCGTTATATCCAGGATAAACTTTCAAATGCTCTGGTAAAAAACGGACATGTTGGATGTCTTAACCCATTCATGGTTTTCAATGAACTTGAATCAGGACTTAAGCACCACGGTTTAATTAACTCTTCTGAGCAATTAGATCACTATAAAGAGATGCTAGCGATGGCACGTCAAGAGTATGAAGATACTGTTAAAAATGACGTACAAAAAGCGATCTCTGTAGATGAGTCAGCTATTCAAACTCTTTGTGCAAACTATATCGACAACGTTAAAGCTTACACACAAAAAGAGAAAATCAGAAATAAGTACTCTAATAAGTTAGAAGACGCTGATGAGAGATTCATGAGATCAATCGAAGAAAAAATCGATATCCCTGAGTCACGTAAAGATGATTTCAGAAGAGAAATCATGAACTATATCGGAGCTCTTGCAATTGAAGGGAAAGTTTTCGATTACAAAATGAATGAACGCCTACACAGGGCCCTTGAACTGAAGCTTTTTGAAGACCAAAAAGACTCAATCAAGTTAACAACAATCATCTCTAAAGTTGTCGATAAAGAAACTCAAGAGAAGATCGATGTTGTTAAGTCTCGTCTGATCAAAAATCATGGATACTGTGAAATTTGTGCAACTGATGCATTGAATTTCGTAGCTTCGATTTTTGCTAAAGGCGACTCAGCTAAGTCATAG